One genomic window of Candidatus Pseudobacter hemicellulosilyticus includes the following:
- a CDS encoding thioredoxin family protein — protein MKYYSIICFTLLFSMKGIAQTTYEVTGQGDQKILKGFITRDLIAQDTAFKWYQQNQAGYTAPAATVTALKEKAPQVQWLVFGGTWCGDTRNILPKFFSILEAAGIQQDHVTLVGVDHSKKAFGHLTEALNITNVPTIIVLKDGKEIGRTIEYGKTGQWDKELGEIVNSIK, from the coding sequence ATGAAATACTATAGCATTATATGCTTCACCCTCCTCTTCTCCATGAAAGGCATTGCACAAACAACTTATGAAGTCACTGGTCAGGGCGACCAGAAGATCCTCAAGGGCTTTATTACCCGCGACCTGATTGCCCAGGATACCGCCTTCAAATGGTACCAGCAGAACCAGGCCGGCTATACAGCACCCGCCGCTACCGTCACTGCACTCAAGGAAAAGGCCCCGCAGGTCCAGTGGCTGGTCTTTGGCGGCACCTGGTGTGGGGATACCCGCAATATCTTACCCAAATTCTTCTCTATCCTGGAGGCCGCAGGCATACAGCAGGATCATGTTACGCTGGTAGGCGTGGACCATAGCAAAAAAGCATTCGGACATCTTACCGAAGCCCTCAACATCACCAATGTGCCCACTATCATTGTACTGAAAGACGGGAAGGAAATTGGCAGGACCATTGAATACGGGAAGACCGGTCAATGGGATAAAGAATTGGGAGAAATTGTAAACAGCATCAAGTAG